A window of Saccharomyces eubayanus strain FM1318 chromosome XII, whole genome shotgun sequence contains these coding sequences:
- the UPS1 gene encoding Ups1p, whose product MVLLHRSTHIFPTDFASVSRAFFNRYPNPYSPHVLSIDTISRKIDQDGNLRTTRLLKKSGKLPTWAKPFLRGISESWIIEVSVVDPANSTMKTYTRNLDHTGIMKVEEYTTYQFDSATSSTIADSQVKFSSGFNMGIKFKVEDWSRTKFDENVKKSRMGMAFVIQRLEEARNARF is encoded by the coding sequence ATGGTTCTTTTACACAGAAGTACGCACATATTCCCTACTGACTTTGCCTCTGTTTCACGCGCCTTTTTTAATAGGTACCCCAATCCATACTCTCCTCACGTGCTCTCAATAGACACGATATCAAGGAAAATAGACCAGGACGGGAATTTGCGCACGACGAGGCTGCTAAAGAAGTCGGGCAAGCTACCAACCTGGGCCAAGCCCTTCTTGAGAGGCATATCAGAGTCGTGGATAATCGAGGTTTCCGTAGTGGATCCCGCTAACTCCACCATGAAGACGTATACCCGAAACCTGGACCATACAGGAATTATGAAGGTGGAAGAGTACACGACCTACCAGTTCGACAGTGCTACAAGCAGCACAATAGCAGACAGCCAGGTGAAATTTTCTAGCGGTTTCAATATGGGCATAAAATTTAAAGTGGAGGATTGGTCGCGCACCAAATTCGATGAAAACGTGAAGAAAAGCAGAATGGGCATGGCTTTTGTCATTCAGAGACTTGAAGAGGCAAGAAATGCTCGATTCTAG
- the ATG26 gene encoding sterol 3-beta-glucosyltransferase: MPITQIISASDGEAGSKPTISLVLDNLSKLEKLSPRHHRLSKSLSKIKRWRNRSNSGSSMDSSEEQDKLGEAYNDNDNADDLAKSKYMMKSIAGLLTTASVYAGMNTAQEVSALAQDDFQELGSSGLSQANLGKNEVKSKKENSKRKSGPDVPRVDKRNPTLFDFSVTRGKISKDSISKLRQRFHLDEQEPFLNDFPAWLLKDVLVQGHIFITMKHFLFFAYLPKNPRSVKMSGNLNIRTKLIRSTRYWCVLKNHLFSMYTSSTELYFPVLTIDLRETQKIEIEKHSLNGNTTKTFKLSTNESTFKFNADSEFSAKSWVNALKKEQFAAQNSEDNSISLKIPLPNIIEIDDQPIVNKALTLRLRALESSQTYAIDDFMFVFMDGSGSQVEDSLCQQLALLQKSGVSTLYNDTSAKNVKSGNQKGDLMTTEQENDDNKNSKYLNLLSSTVPSSENGKKSKSRFRERSNSWFRRAKPLEDSQVEDVEEIYKDIADDIDSSVYSTIQVPDQGDNQDQTVDWKPSHLRNFADMWAAKPIHYQNKYLEFGKDDTYLVKETEELSANERFRYHFKFNKEKSLISTYYTYLNRNVPVYGKIYVSSDTVCFRSLLPGSSTHMVLPLSDVETCYKEKGFRFGYFVLVVVIHGHEELFFEFSTEVARDDIERILLKLLDAVYAGSGEGSNASTTSIGDVQHNTDSAKLKLFEDKINAEGFEVPLMIDENPYYKTSITPNKSYKFGLLTIGSRGDVQPYIALAKGLIKEGHQVVIISHSEFRGFVESHELQFEEIAGNPVELMSLMVENESMNVKMLREASSKFRGWIDSLLQTSWEVCNRRKFDILIESPSAMVGIHITEALQIPYFRAFTMPWTRTRAYPHAFIVPDQKRGGNYNYLTHVLFENVFWKGISGQVNKWRVETLGLGKTNLFLLQQNNVPFLYNVSPTIFPPSIDFSEWVRVTGYWFLDDKNTFKPQPELENFISEARSEGKKLVYIGFGSIVVSNAKEMTQALVDAVVEADVYCILNKGWSERLDDVAAKKIEVGLPKNILNVESIPHDWLFPQVDAAVHHGGSGTTGASLRAGLPTIIKPFFGDQFFYAGRIEDIGVGIALKKLNSQSLAEALKVVTTNKTMKDRAELIKKKISKEDGIKTAISAIYNELEYARSVTLSKVKNPRKDENIVDPTKLPSAETTDEAWTMI, translated from the coding sequence atgcCTATCACTCAAATTATATCTGCTTCTGACGGCGAAGCGGGTTCAAAGCCAACCATCTCGCTCGTACTTGATAACTTATCTaaactggaaaaattaTCTCCCAGGCATCACCGTCTTTCAAAGTCGCTTTCAAAGATCAAGCGTTGGAGGAACAGGTCGAATAGTGGTTCATCGATGGATTCCAGTGAGGAACAAGATAAGCTCGGTGAGGCTTATAACGATAACGATAATGCAGACGATTTGGCCAAATCGAAGTATATGATGAAAAGCATTGCAGGCCTATTGACGACTGCGAGTGTGTATGCGGGCATGAATACTGCTCAAGAGGTGAGCGCTTTGGCGCAGGATGACTTTCAAGAATTAGGGTCCAGTGGATTGAGTCAGGCAAATTTAGGTAAAAATGAAgtaaaaagcaaaaaggaaaacagtaaaagaaaatccgGACCAGACGTGCCAAGAGTAGACAAGAGAAACCCCACActatttgatttttcagtAACTAGGGGAAAAATATCGAAGGACAGTATTTCCAAACTAAGACAACGTTTTCACTTAGACGAACAAGAACCGTTTTTAAATGATTTCCCTGCATGGCTACTTAAGGATGTGCTTGTTCAAGGTCATATTTTCATTACGATGAAACATTTCCTATTCTTTGCATATTTACCCAAGAACCCCCGCTCTGTTAAAATGTCTGGGAACTTGAACATTAGAACAAAACTGATCAGATCAACTAGATACTGGTGTgtgttgaaaaatcatttgttttcaatgtaTACCTCATCGACGGAACTATACTTCCCCGTTTTAACTATAGATTTAAGGGAAAcccaaaaaattgaaatagAAAAACACTCCTTAAACGGGAATACGACAAAAACCTTCAAGCTATCAACCAACGAAAGCACATTCAAATTCAATGCAGACTCAGAATTCTCTGCTAAATCTTGGGTGaatgctttgaaaaaagagcaaTTTGCAGCTCAGAATTCAGAAGACAATTCGATAAGTTTAAAAATTCCACTACCCAATATTATAGAAATAGATGATCAGCCTATTGTCAATAAAGCTTTGACATTGAGATTGAGAGCATTGGAAAGCTCACAGACTTACGCTATTGATGACTTcatgtttgtttttatgGATGGGTCTGGCAGTCAGGTCGAGGACAGTCTTTGCCAACAGTTAGCTCTATTGCAGAAGTCTGGTGTAAGTACACTTTATAATGACACTTCGGCCAAAAATGTAAAATCAGGTAATCAGAAAGGGGATTTAATGACAACTGAGcaagaaaatgatgataacaagaattcaaaatatctcAATCTCCTAAGTTCAACCGTGCCCTCTTCTGAAAATGGTAAAAAGAGCAAGTCTAGATTTAGAGAAAGAAGTAATAGCTGGTTTCGTAGGGCTAAACCTCTCGAAGACTCGCAAGTCGAAGACGTGGAGGAAATTTACAAGGACATAGCTGATGATATAGACTCTTCTGTTTATTCTACAATTCAGGTGCCCGATCAAGGAGACAATCAAGATCAAACTGTAGACTGGAAACCAAGCCACCTCAGAAATTTTGCTGATATGTGGGCAGCTAAACCAATACACTACCAGAACAAATACCTTGAGTTTGGAAAAGATGATACTTATTTAGTAAAGGAAACTGAGGAACTGTCTGCTAACGAACGGTTCAGATATCATTTTAAATTTAACAAGGAAAAATCATTGATCAGCACTTATTACACATACTTGAATAGAAATGTCCCCGTTTATGGTAAGATTTATGTATCCAGTGATACTGTATGTTTCAGATCCTTGTTACCAGGCTCTAGTACGCACATGGTTTTACCATTGTCCGACGTGGAGACATgctataaagaaaaaggttTCCGATTTGGGTATTTCGTATTGGTAGTAGTAATCCATGGTCATGAGGAATTATTCTTTGAATTCAGCACGGAAGTCGCCAGAGATGATATTGAACGCATACTTTTGAAGCTTTTGGATGCTGTATATGCGGGTAGTGGAGAGGGATCGAATGCATCAACTACTTCTATCGGTGATGTGCAACATAACACTGATTCGGCAAAGCTgaaattatttgaagacAAAATCAATGCAGAGGGGTTTGAGGTACCATTAATGATTGATGAAAATCCGTACTACAAGACAAGTATAACACCGAACAAAAGTTATAAGTTTGGGTTATTGACCATTGGTTCAAGAGGTGACGTCCAGCCGTATATAGCTCTCGCAAAGGGTTTAATTAAAGAAGGACACCAAGTGGTAATCATTTCTCATTCTGAATTTCGAGGCTTTGTTGAAAGCCATGAACTGCAATTTGAAGAGATTGCCGGCAATCCAGTAGAATTAATGTCCTTAATGGTTGAAAATGAATCTATGAACGTTAAAATGCTGAGAGAAGCATCGAGCAAATTTAGGGGATGGATCGATAGTCTTTTACAGACATCTTGGGAGGTTTGTAATAGAAGgaaatttgatattttgatcGAGTCGCCATCAGCTATGGTTGGTATCCACATTACTGAAGCCTTACAAATTCCTTACTTCCGGGCATTCACCATGCCATGGACAAGGACAAGAGCATATCCACATGCGTTTATTGTACCGGATCAAAAAAGAGGCGGTAATTACAATTATTTAACACATGTTctgtttgaaaatgttttttgGAAGGGAATTAGTGGACAGGTAAATAAATGGAGAGTAGAAACTCTCGGGTTGGGGAAGAcaaatctttttcttttacaaCAGAATAATGTTCCTTTCTTGTATAACGTATCTCCAACCATCTTTCCACCATCTATTGATTTTAGTGAGTGGGTGAGAGTTACGGGATATTGGTTTCTTGATGATAAGAATACGTTTAAACCACAAccagaattagaaaattttatttcagAAGCAAGGtcagaaggaaaaaaactagTTTACATCGGGTTTGGCTCGATTGTTGTATCTAATGCCAAGGAAATGACACAAGCTCTTGTCGACGCAGTTGTAGAGGCCGATGTTTACTGTATTCTAAATAAAGGATGGTCAGAAAGATTGGATGACGTTGcggcaaaaaaaatagaggTAGgtcttccaaaaaatatccTAAATGTAGAAAGCATACCTCATGATTGGTTATTCCCACAGGTTGACGCTGCAGTTCATCATGGTGGCTCGGGCACCACAGGCGCTTCATTGCGTGCTGGTTTACCCACTATAATAAAACCGTTTTTTGGTgatcagtttttttatgcTGGCAGGATAGAAGATATAGGGGTTGGTATTGCTTTAAAGAAGCTAAACAGTCAATCGTTAGCAGAGGCTCTAAAGGTTGTTACGACtaacaaaacaatgaaagaTAGAGCGGAGttaataaagaagaaaatctcCAAAGAAGACGGTATTAAGACTGCAATAAGCGCAATTTATAACGAACTTGAATATGCGAGAAGCGTTACCTTATCAAAAGTAAAGAACCCTCGcaaagatgaaaatataGTGGATCCAACCAAACTGCCCTCAGCTGAAACAACGGATGAAGCCTGGACAATGATTTAA
- the HCR1 gene encoding translation initiation factor eIF3 core subunit j, translated as MSWDDEAINGSMGNDDTVLMDSWDAELGDDEPVMQSWDAVEEEKQPAPKPKKAQPNKAKKGKESSVDKVLLDIDTLDEKTRKELIKKAEIESDLNNAADLFAGLGVAEEHPRARALQKEQEEIALRRPAFTRDTPIETHPLFTAETKKEYQDLRKALSTAIAPMNNKSPLNYSSSLAIDLIRDIAKPMAIESIRQTVATLNVLIKEKEREERQARLARVRGGTATGGAGKKKAKGKTNLGGAFKKDQDFDMGATDDFDFADDDFM; from the coding sequence aTGTCTTGGGACGACGAAGCTATCAACGGTTCTATGGGTAACGATGACACCGTTCTAATGGACTCATGGGATGCTGAACTAGGAGACGATGAACCTGTTATGCAATCTTGGGATGCTgtagaggaagaaaagcaaCCGGCTCCAAAGCCAAAGAAAGCGCAACCAAATAAAGCTAAGAAAGGCAAAGAATCCTCCGTCGATAAAGTCCTATTGGACATAGACACCCTAGACGAAAAGACCCGTAAAGAGTTGATCAAGAAGGCTGAAATAGAATCCGATTTGAATAACGCTGCTGACTTGTTTGCTGGTTTAGGTGTCGCTGAAGAACACCCAAGGGCCCGTGCTTTAcaaaaggaacaagagGAAATAGCTCTAAGAAGACCAGCTTTTACCAGGGATACACCTATTGAAACGCATCCACTGTTTACCGCTGAAACAAAGAAGGAGTACCAAGATTTAAGAAAGGCCTTATCTACCGCTATTGCTCCCATGAACAACAAATCTCCACTAAActattcttcatcattagCCATCGATTTGATTAGAGATATAGCAAAGCCAATGGCCATTGAGTCTATAAGACAGACAGTAGCTACTTTGAATGTcttgatcaaagaaaaagaaagagaagagagaCAAGCTCGTTTGGCCCGTGTCAGAGGCGGTACCGCTACTGGTGGTGCAGGTAAGAAAAAGGCCAAAGGTAAGACCAACTTGGGTGGTGCATTCAAGAAAGATCAAGATTTCGATATGGGTGCCACCGATGATTTCGATTTCGCTGATGACGACTTYATGTAA
- the PEX13 gene encoding peroxin PEX13: protein MSTMSSTASPRPKPWETSAPLDEPRPNPPSLEAMMTSPQQDFSQNDNNNNNSSNESPPEALPRPMALNSSSTFGEPNTMPGMYGNSNYSMPYDNNPYGMNSVYGNSIGRYGYGGSYYGNNYGSLYGGGYGAGTGYGMNNGNGLGESTKATFQLIESLIGAVTGFAQMLESTYMATHNSFFTMISVAEQFGNLKEMLGSFFGIFAIMKFLKKALYHASKGRIGTPPKEATSLGEDKNKLIEDFQRFNESGSASPHGKAARRKISWKPLIFFLMAVFGFPYLLNKFIAKVQNSGAIQASQGNGGEPIDPSKLEFARALYDFIPENPQIEVALKKGDLMAILSKKDPLGKDSDWWKVRTKNGSIGYIPYNYIEIIKRRKKIEHVDDELSTY, encoded by the coding sequence ATGTCTACAATGTCTTCTACAGCATCACCACGACCTAAACCTTGGGAAACAAGCGCACCCTTAGATGAACCACGACCTAACCCTCCATCATTAGAAGCGATGATGACTTCGCCCCAGCAGGACTTTAGTCAAAAcgataataacaacaacaacagttCAAACGAATCACCTCCTGAAGCCTTACCGCGGCCTATGGCGCTAAATTCTTCCAGCACGTTTGGAGAACCGAACACGATGCCAGGCATGTACGGCAATAGCAATTACAGCATGCCCTACGATAACAACCCGTATGGCATGAATTCCGTTTATGGAAACAGCATAGGTAGATACGGATACGGGGGTTCTTACTATGGTAACAACTATGGATCCCTTTATGGCGGAGGATACGGTGCGGGAACCGGATATGGAATGAATAATGGCAATGGACTAGGGGAGTCAACAAAGGCCACATTTCAATTAATAGAAAGCCTGATAGGAGCGGTTACAGGATTTGCCCAAATGCTAGAATCCACATATATGGCTACACACAACTCTTTCTTCACCATGATATCAGTAGCAGAGCAGTTTGGTAACTTGAAGGAAATGTTAGGTTCATTTTTTGGGATTTTCGCTATAATGAAGTTTCTTAAGAAGGCTCTCTATCATGCTAGTAAAGGTAGAATAGGAACACCACCTAAAGAAGCCACAAGCCTTGGGgaagacaaaaataaactaaTCGAAGATTTCCAAAGGTTTAATGAATCAGGCTCAGCAAGCCCTCATGGCAAAGctgcaagaagaaaaatatcatgGAAACcgttaatattttttttaatggcCGTATTTGGTTTCCCATACTTGCTAAACAAATTTATTGCTAAAGTACAAAACTCTGGAGCCATACAGGCGTCACAAGGAAATGGTGGTGAGCCTATTGATCCTTCTAAGTTAGAATTTGCCAGAGCATTATATGATTTTATTCCAGAGAATCCGCAAATAGAAgttgctttgaaaaagggtgACTTGATGGCTATTCTAAGTAAGAAGGATCCCCTCGGTAAGGATTCCGACTGGTGGAAAGTAAGGACAAAAAACGGTAGTATTGGTTACATTCCCTATAACTACATCGAAATCATAAAAAGgcggaaaaaaattgagcaTGTTGATGACGAATTGTCTACATATTAG
- the NMT1 gene encoding glycylpeptide N-tetradecanoyltransferase NMT1: MSEEDKSKKLENLLKLLQLNNGDTSKFTQEQKKAMKDHKFWRTQPVKDFDEKVEEEGPIDEAKTPEDISDKPLPLLSSFEWCHIDVDNKKELEDVFVLLNENYVEDRDAGFRFNYTKEFFNWALKSPGWKKEWHIGVRVRETQKLVAFISAIPVTLGVRGKEVPSVEINFLCVHKQLRSKRLTPVLIKEITRRVNKCNIWHALYTAGIVLPAPVSTCRYTHRPLNWKKLYEVDFTGLPDGHTEEDMIAENALPSKTKTAGLRKLKEEDIEQVFDLFNRYQSRFDLIQIFTKEEFKHYFIGEASLPLEKQVVFSYVVEQPDGKITDFFSFYSLPFTILNNKSYKDLGIGYLYYYATDADFQFKDRFDPKATKALKKRLGELIYDACILAKNANMDVFNALTSQDNPLFLDDLKFGPGDGFLNFYLFNYRANPITGGLNRDNTNDVDKRSNIGVVML; encoded by the coding sequence ATgtcagaagaagataaatcCAAAAAACTAGAGAATTTGTTAAAGTTATTACAATTAAACAATGGAGACACTTCCAAATTCACTCAAGAGCAGAAAAAGGCTATGAAAGACCATAAGTTCTGGAGGACCCAGCCGGTCAAAGACTTCGACGAAAAAGTGGAGGAAGAGGGTCCTATTGATGAAGCAAAGACACCGGAAGACATTTCTGATAAGCCGTTGCCTTTACTATCTAGCTTTGAATGGTGTCATATTGATGTAGACAACAAGAAGGAACTGGAAGATGTTTTTGTTCTACTAAATGAAAACTACGTCGAAGATCGCGATGCAGGTTTCAGATTCAACTACACCAAAGAGTTTTTCAACTGGGCATTGAAGAGCCCTGGCTGGAAAAAGGAATGGCACATCGGTGTTCGTGTCAGAGAAACACAGAAGTTGGTTGCCTTCATTTCAGCCATCCCAGTGACTCTGGGCGTCAGAGGTAAAGAAGTACCTAGTGTAGAAATTAATTTCTTGTGCGTCCACAAGCAACTAAGGTCCAAGAGATTGACCCCTGTTctaatcaaagaaataacCAGGCGGGTTAACAAATGCAACATCTGGCATGCATTGTATACAGCAGGTATCGTATTACCAGCACCCGTGAGTACTTGTCGTTACACTCATCGTCCTCTAAACTGGAAAAAACTTTATGAAGTAGATTTCACAGGTTTACCAGATGGACATACAGAGGAAGATATGATTGCCGAAAACGCATTGCCAAGCAAGACAAAAACCGCCGGGTTAAGAAAGTTAAAGGAGGAAGACATTGAGCAAGTCTTTGACCTGTTTAACAGATACCAATCGAGATTCGACTTGATCCAAATTTTCACTAAGGAAGAATTCAAACATTATTTCATTGGTGAAGCATCGTTGCCTTTGGAGAAACAAGTGGTCTTTTCGTACGTGGTTGAGCAGCCGGATGGAAAAATTACAGATTTCTTTTCGTTCTACTCATTGCCATTCACGATCCTAAATAACAAGAGTTATAAGGACCTGGGTATTGGGTACTTGTATTATTATGCTACTGATGCGGATTTCCAATTCAAAGACAGGTTCGATCCAAAAGCTACGAAGGcgttgaaaaaaaggttgGGCGAATTGATTTATGACGCATGCATCTTGGCCAAGAACGCCAACATGGATGTTTTCAACGCCTTGACTTCGCAAGATAATCCACTTTTCCtggatgatttgaaattcgGGCCTGGTGACGGGTTCTTAAACTTCTACCTGTTCAACTACAGAGCAAACCCGATAACCGGCGGTTTAAATCGTGATAACACGAATGACGTTGACAAGCGTAGTAATATCGGTGTTGTCATGCTTTGA
- the NCW2 gene encoding Ncw2p has product MKTSSILFASLASLATAQKDSGSLDDQVSDNSSQKSSSPQKSAASVSANAQESTSKAASTTASLVQTSNVVSNTYAVAPSSTIVTTDAQGKTTTQYLWWVAETNSAATTTSTASVEPTSETSGKSLSSASSSITTSTDGPITVVTTSNSLGESYTSTVWWLPSSATLSSTASSSGSASTSASASASGSKVVSTVKSAYVTTSGSKAETLTTTYKTTVNAKVASVNSSSTNGAFGGAHIAYGAGAFAVGAILL; this is encoded by the coding sequence ATGAAAACCAGTTCCATATTATTCGCTTCATTAGCTTCTCTAGCCACTGCTCAGAAGGATTCCGGCTCCTTAGATGACCAGGTCTCTGACAATAGTTCCCAAAAAAGCTCGAGCCCTCAGAAGTCTGCAGCATCCGTCTCCGCAAACGCCCAGGAAAGTACGTCTAAAGCAGCGTCTACAACGGCGAGCCTGGTACAAACCAGCAACGTCGTCAGCAATACCTACGCCGTGGCTCCCAGTAGCACTATAGTGACCACCGACGCCCAGGGAAAAACGACCACGCAGTACCTGTGGTGGGTGGCAGAGACTAATTCAGCTGCTACCACGACATCAACCGCGTCCGTGGAGCCCACCAGTGAGACGTCAGGGAAAAGTCTCAGCTCTGCCTCCTCCAGCataacaacatcaacagACGGACCAATCACCGTAGTAACCACTTCAAACTCGTTAGGCGAATCATACACATCCACCGTTTGGTGGCTACCATCATCCGCTACATTGAGCAGCACGGCTTCTTCAAGTGGATCAGCGTCAACATCAGCATCAGCGTCAGCATCAGGCTCTAAGGTAGTGAGCACTGTCAAATCAGCTTATGTAACCACCTCTGGCTCCAAGGCGGAGACTTTGACCACTACATATAAGACCACGGTTAACGCTAAAGTAGCCTCCGTAAACTCCAGCTCGACCAACGGAGCATTTGGAGGTGCTCACATCGCTTACGGTGCGGGAGCATTCGCCGTCGGGGCAATCTTGTTATAG
- the MMR1 gene encoding Mmr1p — MNSPTMKSEQLTPKLSPMSFCLDDQRNANTFQNILNSPTKLKLDTGSLGNSLLYPTSLSKLSELSRNGRSKQRRGSDTMRSVSPIRFQFFNNTPKMLKPEYLSQKSSGLPLLSALLKNSKQTSKSNSNEDQSVNPDPLNIEQNIVKQSIKDKLEQLRRQGSEQVAQIQKKEQQTTLPEIKDYVEEPIVQNVSENSVCLNTIAPEAPLEEALDHVVPEVEDKENRFVSIGSTQCLQTEISDLPKDLNLDSLPTDKNGFVQYGSKCNNNNRYSFISSTSTDYEPEWYDGQQHISMHIPSMINTDEATSQDKSNLDIKIKQLELEITELKLQNEKLVHSMTTNRYIEERFMLEVMKDPSVQAQKSQRDIERKVKQLEKKFFNCKKVLRKLTESPTVVATSTSKTDGTSTRIPCPKTRLARVSVLDLKKIEEQPDSSSGISSEEEHSANDETNINEEVDTVMFEELTSAPSSTTSMQSRESRRGFQLNLPVQVDSKTK, encoded by the coding sequence atgaattcTCCAACAATGAAGTCAGAACAGCTCACTCCAAAACTTTCACCTATGTCCTTTTGCTTAGATGATCAAAGAAACGCAAAcactttccaaaatatATTAAACTCACCCACGAAGCTTAAATTGGACACCGGGTCGCTTGGTAACTCATTACTGTATCCAACCTCACTCTCCAAATTAAGCGAGTTATCGAGAAATGGCCGttccaaacaaagaagGGGTTCCGACACTATGAGGTCGGTATCCCCTATCAGGttccaattttttaacAACACTCCAAAGATGCTAAAACCGGAGTATTTATCTCAAAAAAGTAGTGGTCTTCCATTGTTATCAGCCCTTCTGAAAAATAGCAAACAGACCTCTAAATCGAACTCCAATGAGGATCAGAGCGTAAATCCTGATCCGCTAAATATAGAACAAAATATTGTTAAGCAGAGTATCAAGGATAAACTAGAGCAGTTGCGCCGACAAGGTTCAGAGCAAGTCGcacaaattcaaaagaaggaacAACAAACAACGTTGCCCGAAATCAAGGACTATGTAGAAGAACCAATTGTACAGAATGTATCCGAAAATTCTGTTTGTTTAAACACCATTGCTCCTGAAGCTCCTTTGGAGGAAGCGTTGGACCATGTGGTACCAGAAgttgaagataaagaaaatagatTTGTCTCAATCGGATCCACTCAGTGCTTGCAGACTGAAATAAGTGACTTACCCAAGGATTTGAATTTAGATAGCTTGCCTACAGATAAAAACGGGTTCGTTCAATATGGTTCCAAATgcaacaataataacagaTATAGTTTCATCTCTTCCACGTCAACAGATTATGAACCAGAGTGGTACGATGGCCAGCAACATATCTCAATGCACATTCCATCGATGATCAATACGGACGAGGCAACCAGTCAAGACAAATCCAATTTGGACATAAAGATTAAACAGTTGGAACTTGAGATTACAGAGTTGAAAttacaaaatgaaaagcTAGTTCATTCCATGACGACGAATAGATAcattgaagaaagattCATGCTTGAGGTTATGAAAGACCCCAGTGTACAAGCACAAAAATCTCAAAGAGatattgaaagaaaagtcaaacagttggagaaaaaatttttcaactgtAAGAAAGTCCTCAGGAAATTGACTGAGTCTCCCACAGTAGTGGCTACCTCCACTTCAAAAACTGATGGGACCTCAACAAGGATCCCGTGTCCAAAGACAAGACTAGCAAGAGTTTCTGTTTTGgacctgaaaaaaatcgaagAACAACCAGACTCGTCGTCGGGAATCTCATCCGAGGAAGAACATTCTGCGAATGACGAAACAAACATCAACGAAGAGGTGGATACCGTTATGTTCGAAGAATTAACGTCTGCACCTTCATCAACAACCTCTATGCAGAGCAGAGAAAGTAGAAGAGGATTTCAACTCAATCTGCCTGTTCAAGTCGATAGCAAGACAAAATAG